A window from Pseudoliparis swirei isolate HS2019 ecotype Mariana Trench chromosome 17, NWPU_hadal_v1, whole genome shotgun sequence encodes these proteins:
- the LOC130207011 gene encoding equilibrative nucleoside transporter 3-like isoform X1: protein MDDVEPLLPSLNSTDVPTALDINREDEESEDRSPSVSPIPKQSSVPLAMRYSPDDSYCLVYIIFFLMGIGSLLPWNFFITAKNYWLYKLSDNTQGGNEGQRSDLGDYFESYLAIASTVPSVLCLILNYLLVNRLSSNVRILSSLLVILLVFVLTTVLVKVDVSDCRTEFFICTLASVAVVSGASNLFSGSVFGISGHFPMRISQALIAGQGMGGTLSAVASVVDLAVAKDATDSALVYFLTADVFVLLCIITSLLLPKLAYSRSVAAKDVVVPRQIHMHQPPVSRHSDLTNVGYYTFPCPVK, encoded by the exons GGACGACGTGGAGCCTTTGCTGCCCAGTCTCAACTCCACCGATGTTCCCACCGCTCTTGACATCAACCGTGAGGATGAGGAGAGCGAGGACCGGAGTCCCTCTGTTTCCCCCATTCCCAAACAATCCTCAGTGCCTCTGGCTATGCGCTACAGCCCAGATGACTCCTACTGTTTGGTGTACATCATCTTCTTTCTGATGGGCATCGGCTCCCTGCTGCCCTGGAACTTCTTCATCACAGCCAAAAACTACTGGCTCTACAAACTGAGTGACAACACTCAAGGTGGGAATGAGGGGCAACGGTCAGACCTCGGG GACTACTTTGAAAGCTATCTGGCCATTGCCTCCACGGTGCCCTCTGTGCTCTGTCTGATCCTCAACTATCTCCTAGTTAACAG GCTATCTTCCAACGTGCGGATCCTGTCGTCTCTTCTTGTGATCCTGCTGGTGTTTGTGCTGACCACGGTGCTGGTGAAGGTGGACGTGTCGGACTGCAGGACAGAGTTCTTCATCTGCACGCTGGCCAGTGTGGCTGTCGTCAGCGGCGCGTCCAACCTCTTCTCGGGCAGCGTGTTCGGGATCAGTGGTCATTTCCCCATGAGGATCTCTCAGGCTCTTATAGCAG GCCAGGGCATGGGGGGCACGTTGAGTGCAGTCGCGTCAGTCGTGGACCTGGCGGTGGCGAAGGATGCGACCGACAGCGCTCTGGTCTATTTCCTGACAGCCGACGTCTTCGTCTTGCTCTGCATCATCACATCTCTGCTCCTGCCGAAGCTGGCGTATTCAAGGTCAGTAGCAGCCAAAGATGTTGTGGTTCCGAGACAGATACATATGCATCAGCCCCCTGTCAGCCGGCATTCGGATTTGACAAATGTAGGTTACTACACCTTCCCTTGTCCTGTCAAATGA
- the LOC130207011 gene encoding equilibrative nucleoside transporter 3-like isoform X2: MDDVEPLLPSLNSTDVPTALDINREDEESEDRSPSVSPIPKQSSVPLAMRYSPDDSYCLVYIIFFLMGIGSLLPWNFFITAKNYWLYKLSDNTQGGNEGQRSDLGDYFESYLAIASTVPSVLCLILNYLLVNRLSSNVRILSSLLVILLVFVLTTVLVKVDVSDCRTEFFICTLASVAVVSGASNLFSGSVFGISGHFPMRISQALIAGQGMGGTLSAVASVVDLAVAKDATDSALVYFLTADVFVLLCIITSLLLPKLAYSRHCMQAAAGISSGVMSEGGAADTGSRVSIPPLKPILRKTWMLGLSVFYVFCISIMVFPAVSSGIQSVNKDSGSPWTTTYFVPLTSFLLFSAADFCGRQATAWLQVPGPTSRVLPVLVPCRSVMVPLLMLCNYQPRDHLHTVLFAHDAYPVVFNCLLGLTSGYLGTLPMIYGPKVVPRELTEATGVVMAFFLTLGLAVGSAFSVLIVHYV, encoded by the exons GGACGACGTGGAGCCTTTGCTGCCCAGTCTCAACTCCACCGATGTTCCCACCGCTCTTGACATCAACCGTGAGGATGAGGAGAGCGAGGACCGGAGTCCCTCTGTTTCCCCCATTCCCAAACAATCCTCAGTGCCTCTGGCTATGCGCTACAGCCCAGATGACTCCTACTGTTTGGTGTACATCATCTTCTTTCTGATGGGCATCGGCTCCCTGCTGCCCTGGAACTTCTTCATCACAGCCAAAAACTACTGGCTCTACAAACTGAGTGACAACACTCAAGGTGGGAATGAGGGGCAACGGTCAGACCTCGGG GACTACTTTGAAAGCTATCTGGCCATTGCCTCCACGGTGCCCTCTGTGCTCTGTCTGATCCTCAACTATCTCCTAGTTAACAG GCTATCTTCCAACGTGCGGATCCTGTCGTCTCTTCTTGTGATCCTGCTGGTGTTTGTGCTGACCACGGTGCTGGTGAAGGTGGACGTGTCGGACTGCAGGACAGAGTTCTTCATCTGCACGCTGGCCAGTGTGGCTGTCGTCAGCGGCGCGTCCAACCTCTTCTCGGGCAGCGTGTTCGGGATCAGTGGTCATTTCCCCATGAGGATCTCTCAGGCTCTTATAGCAG GCCAGGGCATGGGGGGCACGTTGAGTGCAGTCGCGTCAGTCGTGGACCTGGCGGTGGCGAAGGATGCGACCGACAGCGCTCTGGTCTATTTCCTGACAGCCGACGTCTTCGTCTTGCTCTGCATCATCACATCTCTGCTCCTGCCGAAGCTGGCGTATTCAAG ACACTGCATGCAGGCGGCAGCCGGCATCAGTTCAGGAGTGATGAGCGAGGGCGGAGCCGCAGACACGGGGAGCAGAGTCTCCATCCCGCCGCTGAAGCCCATCCTCAGGAAGACGTGGATGCTCGGTCTGAGCGTCTTCTACGTCTTCTGCATCTCCATCATGGTGTTCCCTGCCGTATCGTCTGGGATCCAGTCCGTCAACAAAGACAGTGGCAGCCCCTGGACAACCACTTATTTTGTGCCGCTCACCAGTTTCCTCCTGTTCAGTGCCGCCGACTTCTGCGGCAGGCAGGCCACCGCCTGGCTGCAGGTCCCGGGGCCCACCAGTCGAGTCCTGcctgtcctggtgccgtgtcgCTCCGTCATGGTGCCACTTCTGATGTTGTGCAACTACCAGCCAAGGGACCACCTCCACACTGTGCTTTTCGCCCACGACGCGTACCCTGTGGTCTTTAACTGCCTGCTAGGCCTCACCAGTGGCTACCTAGGCACTCTGCCAATGATCTATGGTCCCAAAGTCGTACCTCGAGAGCTGACAGAGGCCACAGGAGTGGTCATGGCCTTCTTCCTCACTCTGGGACTGGCTGTGGGGTCGGCCTTCTCGGTGCTGATTGTGCACTACGTCTGA
- the LOC130207010 gene encoding prosaposin-like, whose translation MLLLTLLFVSSVVATPLLGTEQCTRGPTYWCQNVKTASLCGAVTHCQQNVWNKPQMKTVPCDLCKEVLVVVDQILKDNATEAEVLGYLEKACQLIPDKGLTAECKEMVDDYYPILIGIIEGELDDPSVVCAAIRLCQSQQAALAKAHAQQQLVSNEIPLVDLSQKVSPFLLNVPGLLYPQESIKQKSPKQEGPKQENDLVCQDCVKFLTDAQAEAKANTSFVNSLIENFENQCDSLGPSLADMCKQYVSQYGSLVITVLMSMDPKDLCAHAGFCAATKKSIPMLKLLPAKVVPALKLFPATEVGSAKPMVQVRESPKCAICEFVMQQLESILDDQKTEEEVLHAVEKVCTYLPSSLSAQCKDLIETYGQAIIELLVQQADPKTICTVLALCNDGSRAFVPALDMTLYKTGGYCDVCKMAVNYIDGILEKNATEEQIEEAVRKVCSFLPDSFQTECDQMVQQCEPMLIQLLLQMLHPDCVCMKVGACPEAERKLLGTEPCSWGPAFWCKNMETASRCNAVAHCKRHVWA comes from the exons ATGCTGCTCCTAACTCTACTTTTTGTGTCCTCAG ttgtAGCGACCCCTCTGCTGGGCACTGAGCAGTGTACCCGTGGCCCCACCTACTGGTGTCAGAATGTAAAGACGGCTTCTCTGTGCGGCGCTGTGACTCACTGCCAGCAGAATGTCTGGAACAAGCCCCAGATG AAAACGGTGCCATGTGACTTGTGTAAAGAGGTGTTGGTTGTCGTGGATCAGATACTGAAGGACAATGCTACTGAG GCTGAGGTTCTTGGGTACCTGGAGAAGGCCTGCCAGCTCATCCCTGATAAAGGGTTGACTGCAGAGTGCAAGGAGATGGTGGATGACTACTACCCCATCCTCATAGGAATCATTGAAGGAGAACTG gaTGATCCCAGTGTGGTGTGTGCAGCCATCAGGCTGTGTCAGTCACAGCAGGCAGCCCTGGCTAAGGCTCATGCCCAGCAGCAGCTCGTCTCCAATGAAATCCCGTTGGTGGACCTCTCACAGAAAGTGTCCCCCTTCCTCCTCAATGTGCCCGGGCTCCTCTATCCTCAGGAGAGCATAAAGCAAAAGTCTCCCAAACAAGAGGGTCCAAAGCAG GAAAATGATTTAGTGTGCCAGGACTGTGTCAAGTTCCTGACTGATGCTCAAGCTGAAGCCAAGGCCAACACCTCATTTGTCAACTCTCTCATTGAGAATTTTGAGAACCAGTGTGACTCTCTTGGACCAAGCTTGGCGGACATG tGCAAGCAGTATGTCTCCCAGTATGGTAGCCTGGTTATTACCGTGCTCATGTCCATG GATCCCAAGGACCTCTGTGCCCATGCTGGCTTCTGTGCTGCTACAAAGAAGTCCATTCCCATGCTGAAGCTGCTGCCCGCCAAGGTTGTGCCGGCACTCAAGCTTTTCCCAGCCACTGAGGTTGGGTCTGCTAAG CCCATGGTGCAAGTCCGCGAGTCCCCAAAGTGTGCCATCTGTGAGTTTGTGATGCAACAGTTGGAGTCCATCTTGGATGATCAGAAAACAGAG GAGGAGGTGCTTCATGCTGTGGAGAAGGTGTGCACATACCTGCCCTCCTCTCTGAGTGCCCAGTGTAAGGACCTGATCGAGACCTACGGCCAGGCCATCATTGAGCTTCTGGTGCAGCAGGCGGACCCCAAGACCATCTGCACCGTGTTGGCACTCTGCAACGATGGCAGCCGTGCTTTTGTCC CTGCACTCGACATGACTCTCTATAAGACCGGTGGCTATTGCGATGTATGCAAGATGGCCGTTAATTACATTGACGGCATTCTGGAGAAGAATGCAACGGAGGAACAGATTGAAGAGGCTGTGAGGAAAGTCTGCAGCTTCCTGCCCGACTCCTTCCAGACCGAG TGTGACCAGATGGTTCAACAGTGTGAACCGATGCtcatccagctgctcctccagatgCTCCACCCCGACTGTGTGTGCATG AAAGTGGGAGCCTGTCCTGAAGCCGAGCGCAAGCTGCTGGGAACAGAGCCGTGCAGCTGGGGCCCTGCGTTCTGGTGCAAGAACATGGAGACAGCGTCTCGCTGCAAT gCGGTGGCTCACTGCAAACGCCATGTGTGGGCGTAG